A single Corynebacterium stationis DNA region contains:
- a CDS encoding bifunctional nuclease family protein → MTMNAVKLEFLGVHMMEPEDFLCALLAHPASQKIVPVWMSLADGARLSSRADGFSPSRPDTHDLLLDLLEDQGGVISIVINNVHEGAFYVEVTTGAENTLDARLSDALILSMHFNVPVTMDEEILNKSGIYVTEDDLDQYFDIDYSETSFILGHTSRPVSSDPDSTSASGDAQADADFSQLMQSMGLSEDELRLDEESGDEASEDEPSGDDLSGDEDGESSDDKE, encoded by the coding sequence ATGACCATGAATGCGGTGAAACTAGAGTTCCTCGGCGTGCACATGATGGAGCCCGAAGACTTCTTATGTGCTTTGTTGGCGCACCCAGCTTCTCAAAAGATTGTCCCCGTGTGGATGTCTTTAGCCGACGGCGCGCGCTTAAGCTCGCGTGCTGATGGCTTTAGCCCGTCGCGTCCAGACACCCATGACCTGCTTCTAGATTTACTAGAAGACCAGGGCGGGGTCATTAGTATCGTGATCAATAATGTTCACGAGGGGGCTTTTTATGTCGAGGTCACCACGGGCGCAGAAAATACGCTGGACGCGCGGCTTTCCGATGCCCTGATCTTGTCCATGCACTTTAATGTCCCAGTGACTATGGATGAGGAGATCTTGAATAAGTCCGGCATCTACGTCACCGAAGATGATCTGGATCAATACTTTGATATCGATTACTCGGAGACTTCTTTCATTCTGGGGCACACCTCGCGACCAGTAAGTAGCGATCCGGATTCCACTTCCGCCTCTGGTGATGCGCAGGCCGATGCTGACTTTAGCCAGCTGATGCAATCCATGGGCTTGAGTGAAGACGAGCTGCGCCTCGATGAAGAATCGGGAGATGAAGCATCGGAGGATGAGCCATCCGGGGATGACCTATCGGGGGATGAAGACGGGGAAAGCTCCGACGATAAGGAGTAA
- a CDS encoding MerR family transcriptional regulator has protein sequence MEKAAQEVTKETTEPYQESLFDVGPDEQVGYRVPIACQVAGITYRQLDYWARTNLVNPSIRTARGSGSQRLYSFRDVLVLKIVKRLLDTGISLQNIRLAVDSLRDLGVNEISELTLVSDGTTVYECRSNDEVIDLLAGGQGVFGIAIPGIMKELSGTISSFPSERVDFDEGEATVVGIDELAQLRERKTS, from the coding sequence ATCGAAAAAGCTGCGCAAGAAGTTACCAAGGAAACCACCGAGCCTTATCAGGAATCCCTTTTTGATGTAGGCCCTGATGAGCAGGTTGGCTACCGCGTTCCTATCGCGTGCCAAGTTGCGGGCATTACCTACCGCCAGCTGGACTACTGGGCACGCACCAACCTGGTTAACCCTTCGATCCGCACCGCGCGCGGCTCCGGCTCGCAGCGCCTTTACTCCTTCCGCGACGTGCTCGTGTTGAAGATCGTCAAGCGCTTGCTGGACACCGGCATTTCTTTGCAGAATATCCGCTTGGCAGTAGATTCCCTGCGCGACTTGGGCGTTAATGAAATCTCCGAGCTGACCCTAGTCTCCGATGGCACCACCGTTTATGAGTGCCGTTCCAATGATGAAGTTATTGACTTGCTGGCTGGTGGCCAGGGCGTATTCGGTATTGCCATTCCAGGTATCATGAAGGAACTCTCCGGCACCATTTCTTCCTTCCCATCAGAGCGCGTTGACTTTGATGAGGGTGAGGCAACCGTCGTCGGAATTGACGAGCTTGCACAGCTGCGCGAGCGCAAGACTTCCTAA